Proteins from a genomic interval of Rosa chinensis cultivar Old Blush chromosome 2, RchiOBHm-V2, whole genome shotgun sequence:
- the LOC112186342 gene encoding probable uridine nucleosidase 2, translating into MAVNEPKKIIIDTDPGIDDAMAIFVALKSPEVEVIGLTTIYGNVYTTLATRNALHLLEFAGRTDIPVAEGSHVTITQGTKLRIADFVHGTDGLGNQNFPPPNGKPIEQSAAAFLVEQANLYPGKVTVVALGPLTNIALAIKLDPAFAKNIGQIVLLGGAFAVNGNVNPAAEANIFGDPDAADMVFTSGADVLAVGLNVTHQVVLTDADRDKLTKSNGKFAQYLCKILDVYFSYHHDAYSTKGVYLHDPTALLAAVNPSLLTYTEGVVRVQTSGITRGLTILYNKQKRFGEVTEWCDKPTAKVAVTVDAPTVVNLVMERLMDS; encoded by the exons ATGGCAGTGAATGAACCCAAGAAGATCATCATTGACACCGATCCTGGTATCG ATGATGCCATGGCCATATTCGTGGCATTGAAGTCGCCAGAGGTGGAAGTGATTGGACTGACAACTATCTATGGGAATGTTTATACAACTCTGGCCACGAGAAATGCCTTGCATTTG TTGGAGTTTGCAGGGAGAACTGATATTCCCGTGGCTGAAGGATCCCATGTCACAATAACT CAAGGTACAAAACTTCGTATTGCTGATTTTGTTCATGGTACGGATGGACTTGGAAACCAAAACTTCCCTCCACCAAATGGAAAGCCAATTGAACAGTCTGCCGCAGCTTTTCTGGTGGAGCAAGCAAACCTTTACCCTGGAAAAGTCACTGTGGTAGCATTAGGCCCACTTACAAATATTGCACTG GCTATAAAACTAGATCCTGCATTTGCAAAGAACATTGGGCAGATTGTTCTTCTTGGTGGCGCTTTTGCAGTCAATGGGAATGTAAATCCAGCAGCAGAGGCCAAT ATATTTGGAGATCCAGATGCTGCAGATATGGTATTCACAAGTGGAGCAGATGTTTTGGCCGTGGGCCTAAATGTTACCCATCAAGTTGTCTTGACAG ATGCTGATCGGGACAAGTTGACCAAGTCAAATGGAAAATTTGCTCAGTACCTGTGCAAAATTTTAGATGTGTACTTCTCTTACCATCATGATGCCTATAGCACGAAAG GAGTTTACCTTCATGATCCTACAGCCCTTCTGGCAGCTGTTAATCCTTCACTTCTAACTTACACAGAGGGTGTTGTTAGAGTCCAGACAAGTGGCATCACAAGAGGGCTCACAATTTTGTATAACAAACAGAAAAG GTTCGGTGAAGTCACAGAATGGTGTGATAAACCCACGGCGAAGGTAGCAGTTACTGTTGATGCTCCCACAGTGGTCAACTTGGTCATGGAACGGCTGATGGACTCTTGA
- the LOC112186337 gene encoding uncharacterized protein LOC112186337: MGSFGKVKVCFPSPPLDFEIQISAKSETESEAIMNRSLSSKAAKKPSPAPAKKNKKEQSLRNPLQDLNVISTSNHGSEASSSSMSIEAPRGCLRFFLSHSSSSNLKTPIRTRTSTRPKTLSKTPKSAPLVRPPKDNPSNSKCNVSKHNPQKSKFKTSSSCLYHWQPGNLPSCRNGLKLKACPALNSKGKSFEQRVVNDDDVGQPNELKSGSSDDATFTPLCKIPTGLGLDRKVDNTEDVQQNSDDKSNSTTPPVQASVSPEIQFGSSAVSSASLACYAAGHVLSGVADKRKCRPRGILNVGENDSGFGKGKALCSFEEVVEDDDATGKGMVGDPDASMVPLPTEASMHWILSPCNEEDEDHKEHSESSFQNPAGSPNSGREFSSDVCCHNNYESTTCRSRRNTSISPSGVPKFQEFNNEHVPVLSSPPSTPGCEALPLKDERQYIYEFDAENSPFSLASLSSGNVILTPQSDSSADRHAGLSWSNTDNHRKHYDSELSSVAEAIRMASLSPNRHELIEDQIDSSFQFDCLTTTCNSISRIQKMLDDQAPWHSNSTLENVSQSQLRISWREGLMSRMHDMDEYDCCRCLSDEEEDINGCSNDLPKTSCLSPEITNNVEADQILTDTSWSADILDDEPGVAGKVKEDFPPQSCAESISTDGGGLLASGDSDWNLCYKNELFHV, encoded by the coding sequence ATGGGTAGTTTTGGTAAAGTGAAAGTGTGTTTCCCTTCCCCTCCGTTAGATTTTGAAATTCAGATCTCTGCAAAGTCAGAAACAGAGAGTGAGGCTATTATGAACCGATCGTTGTCGTCAAAGGCGGCGAAGAAGCCGTCTCCGGCGCCGgcgaagaagaacaaaaaagagcAGAGCCTTCGAAACCCGTTGCAGGATCTCAATGTCATTAGTACTAGCAACCATGGGAGCGAggcatcttcttcttcaatgtcCATCGAAGCCCCACGAGGTTGCCTCAGGTTCTTTCTCTCTCACTCCTCTTCCTCTAATTTAAAAACCCCTATACGCACACGCACCAGCACCAGGCCTAAAACTCTCTCCAAAACCCCTAAATCAGCTCCTCTTGTGAGGCCTCCTAAGGACAACCCCTCCAATTCCAAATGCAATGTTTCCAAACACAACCCACAGAAATCAAAATTCAAGACTAGTTCTTCTTGCTTGTATCACTGGCAGCCTGGGAACCTACCTAGTTGTAGGAATGGGCTCAAGTTGAAAGCTTGTCCAGCTTTGAACTCGAAAGGCAAATCCTTTGAACAAAGGGTAGTTAATGATGATGATGTAGGTCAACCCAATGAGCTTAAGTCAGGTTCTAGTGATGATGCAACTTTTACTCCCTTATGTAAGATACCTACCGGGTTGGGTTTGGACCGCAAAGTCGATAACACTGAGGATGTGCAACAGAATTCTGACGACAAGAGTAATAGTACAACTCCTCCTGTTCAGGCCTCTGTGTCTCCAGAGATACAATTTGGATCCTCTGCCGTGTCGTCAGCCTCGCTGGCTTGTTATGCTGCAGGCCATGTTCTTTCGGGGGTCGCTGACAAGAGGAAGTGCAGACCTAGGGGAATTCTCAATGTAGGCGAGAATGATTCAGGCTTTGGGAAAGGGAAGGCTTTATGCAGTTTTGAGGAAGTGGTGGAGGATGACGATGCCACTGGCAAAGGAATGGTTGGAGATCCTGATGCTTCTATGGTTCCCTTACCTACTGAAGCTTCAATGCATTGGATTTTATCACCATGTAATGAGGAAGATGAGGATCACAAGGAGCATTCTGAATCTAGTTTTCAGAATCCTGCAGGGTCCCCCAATAGTGGTCGTGAATTCTCGTCAGATGTATGCTGCCATAACAACTATGAAAGCACTACTTGCCGTAGCAGGAGGAATACTTCCATTTCTCCTAGTGGAGTTCCTAAGtttcaagaatttaacaatgaGCATGTGCCTGTTTTGTCTTCTCCGCCTTCTACACCTGGTTGTGAGGCTCTACCCTTGAAAGATGAAAGACAATACATTTATGAGTTTGATGCAGAGAATTCTCCGTTTTCTCTGGCTTCACTGAGTAGTGGGAATGTTATTCTTACACCTCAATCAGACTCTAGTGCAGATAGACATGCTGGCCTGTCCTGGTCTAATACAGACAACCATAGGAAACACTATGATTCTGAACTCAGTTCAGTGGCTGAAGCTATTCGGATGGCAAGCTTGTCTCCAAACCGTCATGAACTGATTGAGGATCAGATTGATTCAAGTTTCCAATTTGATTGTCTAACTACAACTTGTAATTCGATCAGTCGAATCCAGAAAATGTTGGATGATCAGGCTCCCTGGCATTCCAACTCCACTTTAGAGAATGTGTCACAATCCCAGCTGAGGATATCATGGAGAGAAGGGTTAATGAGCCGTATGCATGACATGGATGAATATGATTGCTGCAGATGTTTATCAGACGAAGAGGAAGATATCAATGGCTGCAGCAATGACCTTCCCAAAACGTCCTGTCTAAGTCCTGAAATCACCAACAATGTTGAGGCAGATCAGATTTTAACTGATACTTCCTGGTCTGCTGATATACTGGATGATGAACCAGGAGTTGCGGGAAAAGTTAAAGAAGACTTTCCTCCTCAATCATGTGCCGAGTCCATAAGCACTGATGGAGGCGGCCTGCTTGCTTCAGGGGATTCAGACTGGAATCTCTGCTACAAGAATGAGCTGTTCCATGTTTAA
- the LOC112186341 gene encoding inositol 1,3,4-trisphosphate 5/6-kinase 4, which yields MAVGGVILDESALLEKSSGLLPAAHPVLRKLRHSNIPTGISYGPGLEPHKVRLLKEIAMQYSIHCFILDASFIDDAINEVILAWCDIGGSILFLASDNKKDIFPKLSNRGWLVAVMNVEGSSACESSSMVYINKLQELPLTICHLNKKATGNSVVTVGYIMKPSREEDFAKRGAFPMCPTQNGLIFMPLTFELPLPPQLQEVDVLLHKATDEILSIDLNSSLHSSNKITYSRGMQELQRYMEHHQDLCVIDPLNSIYPVLDRLKIQQILLALEDLKTGSFCAIRGPHYLKVDDFNQTGLTQMLSEAKLALPSIVKPQVACGVADAHSMAIVFRVEDFKDLTVPLPAIIQEYVDHSSTLYKFYVLGEKVYHAVKNSTPNADTLMKISGSNEPKPLLFDSLKSLPTSKQNPNSVDDNSSKSTEHCLDLDLVTTAADFLMRKLELTVFGFDVVIQEGTGDHVIVDVNYLPSFKEVPNEVAIPAFWDAIKKKFEVKGRNK from the exons ATGGCGGTTGGAGGAGTGATACTGGACGAGTCTGCACTACTTGAGAAATCGAGTGGGTTGCTACCAGCTGCCCACCCTGTGCTGCGTAAGCTCCGCCATTCCAACATCCCTACG GGAATTTCTTATGGACCAGGTCTTGAACCTCACAAG GTCAGACTTCTGAAAGAGATTGCGATGCAGTATTCAATCCATTGCTTCATCTTAGATGCATCCTTTATAGATGATGCTATAAATGAGGTCATACTAGCTTGGTGTGACATTGGAGGCAGTATTTTGTTCCTAGCCTCTGACAACAAGAAAGACATCTTTCCTAAACTAAGCAACCGTGGTTGGCTGGTTGCTGTTATGA ATGTTGAAGGCAGCAGTGCATGTGAGAGTTCAAGCATGGTTTACATCAACAAACTGCAGGAGTTGCCTTTGACTATTTGCCACTTAAATAAGAAG GCAACTGGAAACAGTGTTGTGACAGTTGGTTATATTATGAAGCCTTCTCGTGAAGAAGATTTTGCTAAG AGGGGTGCATTCCCTATGTGTCCAACTCAAAATGGGCTGATTTTCATGCCCCTCACATTTGAACTCCCTCTACCACCTCAATTACAAGAAGTTGATGTACTTCTCCACAAAGCAACTGATGAAAttttgtccattgatttgaaTAGCTCTTTACATTCCTCTAATAAGATAACATACAGCAGGGGCATGCAGGAATTGCAAAG ATATATGGAACATCACCAGGACCTCTGTGTGATTGACCCACTTAACTCTATTTATCCTGTATTGGATCGATTGAAAATTCAACAGATTCTACTTGCATTGGAGGATCTCAAAACTGGAAGTTTCTGTGCAATTAGGGGGCCCCATTATCTCAAG GTTGATGATTTTAACCAGACTGGTTTAACTCAGATGCTATCTGAAGCTAAATTAGCTCTTCCAAGTATAGTAAAACCTCAAGTTGCTTGTGGTGTAGCCGATGCTCATAGTATG GCAATTGTCTTTAGAGTTGAAGATTTTAAGGATTTGACTGTTCCTCTTCCAGCAATTATACAG GAATATGTGGATCATTCCTCGACGCTATACAAATTTTATGTTTTGGGCGAGAAAGTTTACCATGCAGTTAAGAACTCTACACCAAATGCAGATACCTTGATGAAAATATCTGGAAGTAATGAGCCAAAACCTTTGCTCTTTGACAG TCTAAAGTCCTTGCCCACTAGCAAACAGAATCCAAATTCTGTAGATGATAACAGCTCAAAGTCCACTGAGCACTGCCTTGATCTTGATTTGGTTACTACTGCAGCTGATTTTCTTATGAGAAAGCTTGAACTCACCGTCTTTGGCTTTGATGTTGTA ATTCAGGAAGGTACTGGTGACCATGTCATTGTAGATGTAAATTACCTTCCATCATTCAAGGAAGTACCCAATGAAGTTGCCATCCCCGCGTTTTGGGATGCTATTAAGAAGAAATTTGAAGTGAAAGGAAGAAATAAGTGA